Proteins from a genomic interval of Chanodichthys erythropterus isolate Z2021 chromosome 6, ASM2448905v1, whole genome shotgun sequence:
- the rbm34 gene encoding RNA-binding protein 34 translates to MKKKKQLVNRAAGDAADYTVGQVSGSLFPEQHKPGALSALFSSTSSENTLVFVPAPKTEPKPTAAPDVKSPGQIHTQIQTPKTLSAAEKKLQDRESALQNADDEGRTSAKKVKRKRPDEEEEERPGKRRKNKNNAEERIKLKRTVFVGNLPASCTKKDILSLFKQAGAIESVRFRSVVREDPTMSRKVAAIQRKVHPKKQNINAYIVFREEEAAAGALKWNGQEIEAGFHIRVDRVSQRSGHDHKRSIFVGNLPYDISELPVREHFLECGDVEAVRLVRDRESGMGKGFGYVLFESPDSVMLALKLDGSTLLERKIRVKRSVKKEKVKKSHQGRQSEGKERWRGGGGGGGFKGPKQEFRNKPGRTHSMMNPGRKPTQASSFKGETADPAAKRGKGLKKKFKHKKKKPAVHI, encoded by the exons AGCCGCTGGAGATGCAGCAGATTACACGGTCGGTCAGGTGTCCGGCAGCCTGTTCCCAGAACAGCACAAACCCGGAGCTTTATCGGCTTTATTCTCCTCCACTTCCTCAGAAAACACTCTAGTCTTCGTTCCTGCGCCCAAA ACGGAGCCTAAACCCACTGCAGCGCCTGATGTCAAGAGTCCCGGTCAGATCCACACACAGATCCAGACTCCGAAGACTCTCTCGGCGGCGGAGAAGAAGCTCCAGGACCG AGAGAGCGCGCTGCAGAACGCAGACGATGAAGGACGAACGAGTGCGAAGAAAGTCAAGCGCAAGCGCCCGgacgaggaggaagaggagcgaCCCGGCAAACGCAGAAAGAACAAGAACAACGCAGAGGAGCGAATCAAGCTGAAGCGGACGGTGTTTGTGGGGAATCTGCCGGCCAGCTGCACGAAGAAG GATATCCTGTCCCTGTTCAAGCAGGCTGGAGCCATCGAGTCGGTCCGCTTCCGTTCAGTG GTTCGTGAAGACCCGACCATGTCCCGCAAAGTGGCGGCCAtcca GAGGAAAGTTCATCCTAAAAAGCAGAATATTAACGCTTACATTGTGTTCAGAGAGGAagaggcggcggctggagcccTGAAATG GAATGGTCAGGAGATTGAGGCGGGTTTCCATATCCGAGTGGACCGAGTCTCTCAGCGCTCCGGA CATGATCATAAAAGGTCCATATTTGTGGGGAATTTACCGTATG ATATATCGGAGCTGCCGGTGCGGGAACACTTCCTGGAGTGCGGGGACGTGGAGGCCGTGCGTTTGGTGCGAGACAGAGAGTCTGGGATGGGGAAGGGCTTCGGATACGTCCTGTTTGAG AGTCCAGATTCAGTGATGTTGGCGCTGAAACTCGACGGCTCCACGTTACTGGAGCGAAAGATCAGGGTGAAGCGCTCTGTGAAGAAGGAAAAAGTGAAGAAATCACATCAAGGTCGTCAGTCGGAAGGAAAAGAGcgatggagaggaggaggaggaggaggaggattcAAAGGTCCAAAGCAGGAGTTCAGAAACAAGCCGGGAAGAACTCACTCCATGATGAATCCTGGCAGGAAACCAACACAAGCTTCATCGTTCAAGGGAGAGACGGCAGATCCTGCTGCCAAGAGAGGGAAAGGACTGAAAAAGAAGTTTAAGCACAAGAAAAAGAAACCTGCTGTTCACATTTAA